A genomic segment from Streptomyces sp. TLI_235 encodes:
- a CDS encoding putative NADH-flavin reductase, whose translation MKLTVVAATGGIGRLVLDQALAAGHDITVLVRNPDRLTPEQRASDRIRVVTADLSAPDPAALERAVDGADAVLSGLGARSNAEAGVAERGTRALVRAMRSTGTRRIVVVSAAPIGTVPSPRRPAPPRHDPGDGFLMRHLLGPAVKTALRTHYADLARMEDELRDSGLDWTVVRPPRLTDKPATGSYRTAYGRNVRGGWSIPRGDVAHHMLSLLDDPRTVHETVAVAR comes from the coding sequence GTGAAACTCACCGTCGTCGCCGCCACCGGCGGCATCGGCCGCCTCGTCCTCGACCAGGCGCTGGCCGCCGGCCACGACATCACCGTGCTCGTCCGCAACCCCGACCGCCTCACCCCCGAGCAGCGGGCGTCCGACCGGATACGGGTCGTCACCGCGGACCTTTCCGCACCCGACCCGGCCGCCCTGGAACGCGCCGTCGACGGCGCCGACGCCGTGCTCTCCGGACTCGGTGCCCGTTCCAACGCCGAGGCCGGCGTCGCCGAGCGCGGCACCCGCGCCCTCGTCCGCGCCATGCGCAGCACCGGCACCCGGCGGATCGTCGTCGTCAGCGCCGCCCCCATCGGCACCGTCCCCTCACCGCGCCGGCCCGCCCCGCCCCGGCACGACCCCGGCGACGGCTTCCTGATGCGCCACCTCCTCGGGCCCGCCGTCAAGACCGCCCTCAGGACGCACTACGCCGACCTCGCCCGGATGGAGGACGAGCTGCGCGACAGCGGCCTCGACTGGACGGTCGTCCGCCCGCCCCGCCTCACCGACAAGCCCGCCACCGGCAGCTACCGGACGGCCTACGGTCGGAACGTCCGCGGCGGCTGGTCGATCCCGCGCGGTGACGTCGCCCACCACATGCTCAGCCTGCTCGACGACCCGCGGACCGTCCACGAGACCGTGGCGGTCGCCCGCTGA
- a CDS encoding 1-acyl-sn-glycerol-3-phosphate acyltransferase — protein sequence MAGPGPSVGPGRQVLRGASCAALLLAGVALTPVVRTCCGPALRERLVRRWARLLIGSLGVRLRVGPAPRTDGGVLLVANHVSWLDILLVAAVRPGRMLAKTEVRAWPLIGPLAARAGTLFLDRDRLRALPGVVDEIAAALRRGERMAVFPEGSTWCGRRGGRFRPAVFEAAVRAGATVQPVALGYRLADGSTATVAAFVGADGLLASLRRVVAARGLVAEVAFRAPIPAGTADRRELAAAAQAAVFGTARIPAPAVPADHPVLVERPLGAAA from the coding sequence GTGGCGGGCCCCGGCCCGTCGGTCGGCCCGGGACGGCAGGTGCTGCGCGGCGCGTCCTGCGCGGCGCTGCTGCTGGCCGGGGTGGCGCTCACGCCGGTGGTGCGGACCTGCTGCGGGCCGGCCCTCCGCGAGCGCCTGGTGCGGCGCTGGGCGCGGCTTCTGATCGGCTCGCTCGGGGTGAGGCTGCGGGTGGGCCCGGCACCGCGGACGGACGGCGGGGTGCTGCTCGTCGCCAACCACGTGTCGTGGCTGGACATCCTGCTGGTCGCGGCCGTCCGCCCGGGCCGGATGCTGGCGAAGACGGAGGTCCGGGCCTGGCCGCTGATCGGCCCGCTGGCAGCCCGGGCGGGCACGCTCTTCCTGGACCGCGACCGGCTGCGGGCGCTGCCGGGCGTCGTGGACGAGATCGCGGCGGCGCTGCGCCGGGGCGAGCGGATGGCGGTGTTCCCGGAGGGCAGCACCTGGTGCGGGCGGCGCGGCGGTCGCTTCCGCCCGGCCGTGTTCGAGGCGGCGGTACGGGCCGGGGCGACCGTCCAGCCGGTGGCGCTGGGCTACCGGCTGGCGGACGGGAGCACGGCGACCGTCGCCGCGTTCGTCGGCGCGGACGGGCTGCTCGCCTCGCTGCGCCGGGTGGTCGCCGCCCGCGGGCTGGTGGCGGAGGTGGCCTTCCGCGCCCCGATCCCGGCGGGGACGGCCGACCGCCGCGAGCTCGCCGCGGCGGCGCAGGCCGCGGTGTTCGGCACCGCGCGGATCCCCGCGCCCGCCGTACCCGCCGACCACCCGGTGCTTGTCGAACGCCCGCTGGGCGCGGCGGCCTGA
- a CDS encoding RNA polymerase sigma-70 factor (ECF subfamily), whose protein sequence is MTDTAADGDGATQAFVDHRELLFSIVYSMLGTVADTEDVLQETWLAWAGRGTARIDNPRAYLVRIAVNKALARRAAVTRRRETYVGPWLPEPLVAPTAGAEPPAGTAEEVEQSESVSMALMVVLETLSPLERAVFVLHEVFGYRHDEIADLLGRTPAAVRQTAHRARAHVQARRPRYRTDARLRRRVTERFAAAVGGGDLNALLDLLAPDVTLWADGGGKAQAAGRHLVRGRDKVARTLLAGAARNAAHLHVRWASTNGDPSAVLFAGEQPFAVLVVEPTADGDHIHDIYFVTNPEKLTRVH, encoded by the coding sequence ATGACCGACACCGCAGCCGACGGCGACGGGGCGACCCAGGCCTTCGTCGACCACCGCGAACTGCTCTTCTCCATCGTCTACAGCATGCTCGGCACCGTCGCCGACACCGAGGACGTGCTGCAGGAGACCTGGCTCGCCTGGGCCGGACGCGGCACCGCGCGGATCGACAACCCGCGCGCCTACCTGGTGCGGATCGCCGTCAACAAGGCGCTCGCCCGCCGGGCCGCCGTCACCCGCCGCCGCGAGACCTACGTCGGCCCCTGGCTGCCCGAGCCGCTGGTCGCCCCCACGGCCGGCGCCGAACCGCCCGCCGGGACCGCCGAGGAGGTCGAGCAGTCCGAATCCGTCTCGATGGCCCTGATGGTCGTCCTGGAGACGCTCTCCCCGCTGGAACGCGCCGTCTTCGTCCTGCACGAGGTCTTCGGCTACCGGCACGACGAGATCGCCGACCTGCTCGGCCGCACCCCCGCCGCCGTCCGGCAGACCGCCCACCGCGCCCGCGCGCACGTGCAGGCCCGGCGGCCCCGCTACCGCACCGACGCCCGGCTGCGCCGCCGCGTCACCGAACGCTTCGCCGCGGCCGTCGGCGGCGGCGACCTGAACGCCCTGCTCGACCTGCTCGCCCCCGACGTCACCCTGTGGGCCGACGGCGGCGGCAAGGCCCAGGCCGCCGGCCGCCACCTCGTCCGCGGCCGCGACAAGGTCGCCAGGACGCTGCTCGCCGGCGCCGCCCGGAACGCCGCCCACCTGCACGTCCGCTGGGCCAGCACCAACGGCGACCCCTCGGCCGTGCTCTTCGCCGGCGAGCAGCCGTTCGCCGTGCTGGTCGTCGAACCCACCGCGGACGGCGACCACATCCACGACATCTACTTCGTGACCAACCCCGAGAAGCTCACCCGCGTCCACTGA